In a genomic window of Methanogenium sp. S4BF:
- a CDS encoding NusA-like transcription termination signal-binding factor has translation MHNVIGFKERRYIEELRILTKSIAIDCIVDDGFDRIIYVVKKGDMGLAIGKNGDNIRRMQRVLGRRIEMVEEGGSFDEFVRNTLRPIDVLKTEADPDTERTRIVIKKKGDLGIAIGRGGCNVEKVRLLCRRMYNAEVTDIVAEGE, from the coding sequence ATGCATAATGTCATAGGCTTTAAAGAGCGCAGATATATTGAAGAGCTTCGTATTCTTACAAAATCGATTGCAATCGACTGTATCGTAGATGATGGGTTTGACCGGATCATCTATGTGGTGAAAAAAGGAGATATGGGCCTTGCAATTGGCAAAAACGGGGATAATATACGTCGGATGCAGAGGGTTCTCGGAAGGCGTATTGAGATGGTTGAGGAGGGCGGATCTTTTGATGAATTCGTCAGAAATACTCTCCGGCCGATTGATGTGCTGAAGACGGAAGCAGATCCTGATACCGAAAGAACCCGGATTGTGATTAAAAAGAAGGGTGATCTGGGTATTGCAATCGGCAGAGGGGGTTGTAACGTGGAAAAAGTGCGCCTGCTGTGCCGCCGTATGTATAATGCAGAGGTCACAGATATTGTAGCAGAGGGTGAGTAA
- a CDS encoding ArsR family transcriptional regulator: MIGDDEGSDLLDILGNRNRRRIIGLLREKPCYVTEIAERLMLNPKAVIDHLQYMERAEFLSSRTDTRRRKYYCLVRDISIEIKVAEPPVMMQQEFSSHELFLQSVLNLRSLLDARNRHIETLEYLESDLDAALDDLVSTSKEILAGETEINLITALCNSDLSVSEIQRITDIPVSLIEHSLARLEGGGIVTRHGQKYSVREINGKRTKR; this comes from the coding sequence ATGATCGGTGATGATGAGGGCTCCGATCTTCTGGATATTCTTGGTAACCGCAACAGGCGGCGTATCATTGGACTTCTCCGGGAGAAGCCATGTTATGTGACTGAGATTGCCGAGCGGCTGATGCTAAACCCCAAGGCGGTGATTGACCATCTCCAGTACATGGAGCGCGCCGAGTTCCTTTCTTCACGCACTGACACGAGGAGAAGGAAATATTACTGCCTTGTCCGTGACATCAGTATCGAGATAAAAGTTGCAGAACCTCCCGTCATGATGCAGCAGGAGTTCTCCTCCCATGAGCTGTTTCTGCAATCAGTGTTGAATCTTCGTTCTCTGTTGGATGCCCGTAATCGTCACATTGAAACACTGGAGTATCTTGAGAGTGACCTGGATGCAGCTTTGGATGATCTTGTGTCTACGAGCAAAGAAATATTAGCTGGGGAAACAGAAATCAATCTTATAACCGCACTATGTAACAGTGATCTGTCTGTTTCTGAAATTCAAAGAATAACAGATATCCCTGTCTCCCTTATCGAGCATTCACTTGCGCGGCTTGAGGGAGGGGGGATTGTAACGCGTCATGGACAAAAATATTCGGTGCGTGAAATAAATGGCAAAAGAACCAAACGATGA
- a CDS encoding pyruvate kinase alpha/beta domain-containing protein, translated as MSFSEKTVFYFDRPGKDNSHDAADIAVKRAQDLGISTIVVASTTGETAKIFAGAMKGTGIHLVVVTHVVGFREPGVWEFDTGLLPYFKEQGADVITGTHVLSGLERALSANPKVGGGSRTDAVAETLRRTIAIGLKVAVECTLIAADQGKVPVDREVIAVGGTAQGADTVCVVLPANTARYFDLQVREIVAMPRNR; from the coding sequence ATGAGTTTTTCTGAAAAAACGGTATTTTACTTTGATCGGCCGGGAAAAGATAATTCACACGACGCAGCGGATATTGCAGTGAAGCGTGCACAGGATCTGGGAATATCCACTATTGTTGTCGCAAGCACTACCGGAGAAACGGCGAAGATATTCGCCGGGGCAATGAAAGGCACCGGAATCCACCTTGTTGTGGTGACTCATGTGGTCGGGTTCCGGGAGCCGGGGGTCTGGGAATTTGATACGGGACTCCTGCCGTATTTCAAAGAGCAGGGTGCAGATGTGATCACGGGGACGCATGTCCTGTCGGGCCTTGAACGCGCATTATCGGCAAACCCGAAGGTCGGCGGCGGATCGCGTACCGATGCTGTTGCAGAGACCCTTCGGCGGACGATTGCGATCGGGCTGAAGGTGGCTGTAGAGTGTACACTTATTGCCGCGGATCAGGGCAAAGTTCCGGTTGACAGGGAAGTGATTGCAGTGGGCGGCACGGCACAGGGTGCTGATACGGTATGTGTGGTGCTCCCGGCAAATACTGCCAGGTACTTTGACCTGCAGGTTCGTGAGATAGTTGCTATGCCCCGGAACCGCTGA
- a CDS encoding TIGR00297 family protein, which translates to MERDTGMWAASALALICIIIAPYISPPWLLSLFVVLICALFILIKKSRYTSVSIAAIAALYGLELIPLVVFSTTFAIVIIGEAAYRIAGQGAKGYIPFTIAAFISAFMVMMYSGYTAPFVAVTGVIVALMLHSILRDRKDSIFIETLGVAMTMLLFFDIDYHVETTILITAVIIGFGFAFFSYKLKAADISGLFSGALMGILLIVFTDVRWFLIMLTFFILGAGTTKYRFEKKTALGVAESHGGVRGYFNVFANGLVSLCGAILYGVTGDPLYIALFLGSVACATSDTLASEVGVVGKTPRLITTFREVPRGTNGGVTMVGELAAIAGAVIIAMVAYVLNVADLTLVAVTILSGFFGTNIDSLIGALYENKHIIGNAGTNFLATLLSGIFAVAVYYALISF; encoded by the coding sequence ATGGAACGGGATACAGGGATGTGGGCAGCATCGGCTCTTGCGCTGATATGCATCATCATCGCTCCCTATATCTCGCCCCCCTGGCTTCTCTCGCTCTTTGTTGTGCTCATCTGTGCACTCTTCATTCTCATTAAAAAATCCCGCTACACATCAGTGTCTATCGCAGCGATTGCAGCGCTCTATGGTCTGGAACTCATACCGCTTGTCGTATTTTCCACCACATTTGCCATCGTCATTATCGGCGAAGCTGCCTACCGTATTGCAGGACAGGGTGCAAAAGGATACATCCCCTTTACAATCGCCGCATTCATCAGTGCATTTATGGTTATGATGTATTCCGGCTATACCGCCCCGTTTGTGGCTGTCACCGGGGTAATAGTCGCCCTGATGCTCCATTCGATTCTGCGCGATCGTAAGGACAGCATCTTCATTGAGACACTGGGCGTTGCGATGACGATGCTCCTCTTCTTTGACATCGACTACCATGTGGAGACAACCATCCTCATCACCGCTGTCATAATCGGATTCGGCTTTGCCTTCTTCTCGTATAAGCTGAAGGCAGCCGATATATCAGGTCTTTTTTCAGGAGCACTGATGGGCATTCTTCTCATCGTCTTCACCGATGTGCGCTGGTTCCTCATTATGCTCACCTTCTTTATTCTCGGAGCAGGCACCACAAAATACCGGTTTGAAAAAAAGACAGCACTTGGTGTGGCAGAATCACATGGAGGTGTGCGTGGATACTTCAATGTATTCGCAAACGGACTGGTCTCACTCTGCGGGGCCATCCTCTATGGAGTTACCGGAGATCCCCTGTATATCGCACTTTTTCTGGGAAGTGTCGCCTGCGCCACCTCAGACACCCTTGCAAGCGAGGTTGGCGTCGTGGGGAAGACCCCGCGCCTCATCACCACATTCAGGGAGGTACCCCGGGGAACAAACGGGGGTGTTACAATGGTTGGAGAACTCGCAGCCATTGCCGGTGCAGTCATCATCGCCATGGTTGCATATGTACTGAATGTTGCAGACCTGACACTCGTCGCAGTGACCATACTGTCCGGATTTTTCGGGACAAACATCGACAGTCTCATCGGTGCGTTATATGAAAACAAACACATCATCGGAAATGCAGGGACAAATTTCCTCGCCACCCTGCTCTCCGGAATCTTTGCAGTCGCAGTGTATTATGCACTTATTTCTTTTTAA
- the guaB gene encoding IMP dehydrogenase, whose translation MYAGKLNIPLALTFDDVLLVPAESYVEPSEADTRSRLTRNIALNTPIISAAMDTVTESRMAIALAREGSIGIIHRNMSAEREAEEIRLVKQAEDIIEREVLTVQSDSTVGEVDRMMRYHDIGGVPVMDDDVIIGIVSRRDLRGIVGKRGDENIRNVMTREPITAEDGIGLEEALEKMYTNKVERLPVTGADGTLLGIITMQDLLERHQNPNAIRDRDGNLCVAAAVGPFDFERAVMLAEAGADALAVDCAHAHNMNVVSAVRDIVGSVSADVIAGNIATKEAAEEFGSDVDAIKVGIGPGSICTTRIVAGVGVPQITAIANVAEVMNEYDVPVIADGGIRYSGDIAKAIAAGADSVMVGSLLAGTDEAPGRLIAMKGRRYKQYRGMGSLGVMSGGQSSDRYFQKKDIGKNKFVPEGVEGAIPYVGNVSDVLYQLSGGLKSAMGYTGSKTIADLRRNGRFVQITSAGYTESHPHNILITDEAPNYRVME comes from the coding sequence ATGTACGCCGGTAAACTGAATATTCCACTGGCCCTGACATTTGACGATGTTCTGCTGGTTCCTGCCGAGTCTTATGTTGAACCCTCAGAAGCTGACACCCGTTCACGGCTGACCCGAAACATCGCTCTCAATACCCCCATCATCTCGGCAGCGATGGATACAGTCACTGAATCACGGATGGCGATTGCGCTTGCCCGTGAGGGCAGTATCGGGATAATCCACCGTAATATGAGTGCAGAACGTGAAGCAGAAGAGATACGTCTTGTCAAGCAGGCTGAAGATATTATTGAGCGTGAAGTGCTGACCGTTCAGTCTGATTCCACGGTGGGTGAGGTGGACCGGATGATGCGCTACCATGATATTGGCGGTGTGCCGGTCATGGACGACGATGTGATAATCGGCATTGTCAGCCGCAGGGACCTGCGCGGCATCGTCGGAAAGCGGGGTGATGAGAATATCCGGAATGTCATGACTCGTGAACCCATCACCGCGGAGGACGGCATCGGTCTGGAGGAGGCACTTGAGAAGATGTACACCAACAAGGTGGAGCGTCTGCCGGTCACCGGTGCAGATGGGACTCTTCTGGGAATCATTACCATGCAGGACCTTCTGGAACGGCATCAGAACCCGAATGCCATCCGTGACCGGGACGGCAATCTCTGTGTTGCTGCAGCAGTCGGTCCGTTTGATTTTGAGCGTGCAGTTATGCTCGCTGAGGCAGGTGCGGATGCGCTTGCTGTCGACTGTGCACACGCTCATAACATGAATGTTGTGTCAGCTGTTCGTGATATTGTGGGGAGTGTCTCTGCAGATGTCATCGCCGGTAATATTGCAACAAAGGAGGCTGCTGAGGAGTTTGGTTCGGATGTTGATGCAATAAAGGTCGGTATCGGCCCGGGTTCGATCTGTACAACCCGTATTGTTGCAGGCGTTGGTGTGCCCCAGATTACTGCCATTGCGAATGTTGCCGAGGTAATGAATGAATACGATGTCCCGGTCATTGCAGATGGCGGCATCCGGTACAGTGGTGATATTGCAAAGGCAATTGCTGCCGGAGCGGATTCCGTGATGGTGGGAAGTCTCCTTGCAGGAACCGATGAAGCCCCGGGACGCCTCATTGCAATGAAAGGGCGGCGCTACAAACAGTACCGTGGGATGGGCTCTCTTGGAGTGATGAGCGGCGGGCAGTCAAGTGACCGTTACTTCCAGAAGAAGGATATCGGAAAGAATAAATTTGTTCCCGAGGGTGTGGAAGGGGCAATTCCCTATGTGGGGAATGTCTCTGATGTACTCTATCAGCTTTCCGGCGGTCTGAAATCTGCAATGGGATATACCGGTTCAAAGACTATTGCTGATCTCAGGCGGAACGGAAGGTTTGTGCAGATTACCTCGGCCGGATATACCGAAAGCCATCCGCATAATATCCTCATTACTGATGAGGCGCCGAATTACCGCGTTATGGAATGA
- a CDS encoding mechanosensitive ion channel family protein: MTDIINTTIIYESSIFAAPVYGETTVGDLLWFVIILILAVIIAKIISLNLTRFLKDRIRKNDLNLISKAAYWLIFSVGFLIALPYLAVDLSGLFVAGGVVGIIIGFAAQSVFANLISGIFLIFEQPLKFGDNVLIEDTHIIVEDIRIFSTIGKTFEGIYVRIPNEKIFTTTITNFVANTARRFEYNVEIRYQDDAARAIQIIETLIEEEPFCLKNPGPSVYVDELASDGVIIKTRMWAPSEVWWDIRTTMLWKIKCAIEAEGMEIPFPQRTIWVNPTDEENAPPKPIPDTDHAIPKDRKECKPSGYEPGKSHPYKSTEYNGSYESQKE, encoded by the coding sequence GTGACTGACATCATCAATACCACAATCATATATGAATCATCCATATTTGCGGCCCCGGTTTATGGAGAAACCACCGTGGGCGATCTCCTCTGGTTCGTAATCATCCTCATTCTTGCAGTCATAATTGCCAAGATCATTTCCCTCAACCTCACCAGGTTTCTCAAAGACCGTATCCGGAAAAATGACCTGAACCTCATAAGTAAAGCAGCATACTGGCTGATTTTTTCCGTCGGATTTTTAATAGCCCTCCCTTACCTCGCAGTGGACCTCTCCGGCCTCTTCGTTGCAGGAGGAGTCGTCGGTATCATCATTGGATTTGCAGCACAGAGCGTATTTGCGAATCTTATCTCAGGCATCTTCCTCATCTTTGAGCAACCCCTGAAATTTGGAGACAATGTGCTCATCGAAGACACACACATCATCGTTGAGGACATCCGGATCTTTTCCACCATCGGAAAGACCTTTGAGGGCATCTATGTCCGGATACCAAATGAAAAGATATTCACCACGACAATCACCAATTTTGTGGCAAATACCGCCCGCCGGTTTGAATACAATGTAGAAATCCGCTATCAGGATGATGCAGCCCGCGCGATACAGATAATTGAGACACTCATCGAAGAGGAACCATTCTGTCTGAAAAATCCGGGACCATCCGTCTATGTGGATGAACTGGCATCAGACGGAGTGATAATCAAAACACGCATGTGGGCACCATCAGAGGTCTGGTGGGACATCAGAACAACCATGCTCTGGAAGATTAAGTGCGCAATTGAAGCTGAAGGGATGGAGATACCATTCCCCCAGCGCACAATATGGGTTAACCCGACTGACGAAGAGAACGCCCCCCCCAAACCCATCCCCGATACGGACCACGCCATACCAAAAGACCGAAAGGAATGCAAACCATCCGGGTATGAACCAGGGAAAAGCCACCCATACAAGAGCACCGAATATAATGGCTCGTATGAATCTCAAAAAGAATAA
- a CDS encoding CS domain-containing protein gives MAKEPNDDVFRNLAKAMEEMIRNMPGDEPPRFIGCTIISGSGDDGRIFHLDDFEDDFDYDIVEDSGYFYITLELSGEESSAPSVEFLDQEVRVTIDGREFEVPLSSPIHKEESRFGIKNGVMDIICRKLN, from the coding sequence ATGGCAAAAGAACCAAACGATGACGTCTTCAGAAATCTGGCAAAAGCAATGGAGGAGATGATACGAAACATGCCGGGTGATGAACCTCCGCGGTTTATCGGCTGTACAATTATTTCAGGTTCAGGTGATGACGGACGTATCTTCCATTTGGATGACTTCGAAGATGACTTCGATTATGATATCGTGGAGGATTCGGGGTATTTTTATATCACCCTGGAATTGTCCGGCGAAGAATCCTCAGCACCCTCTGTAGAATTCCTGGATCAGGAAGTGCGGGTGACTATAGATGGCCGTGAATTTGAAGTGCCTCTTTCTTCTCCGATTCATAAGGAAGAAAGCAGATTTGGCATAAAAAACGGCGTTATGGATATTATCTGCCGAAAACTGAATTAG
- the hisE gene encoding phosphoribosyl-ATP diphosphatase has protein sequence MIVEVWDTINRRMEERPEGSYVVSILTHRKGVDKALEKVGEEATEFILAAKNGSSERTVEEAADLLFHILLALRASGEDLGDVLEELSRRRN, from the coding sequence GTGATTGTTGAAGTGTGGGATACGATTAATAGGAGGATGGAGGAGCGCCCGGAAGGGTCCTATGTTGTTTCCATTCTCACTCACCGGAAGGGGGTAGACAAGGCCCTTGAAAAGGTGGGGGAAGAGGCGACTGAATTTATTCTCGCAGCGAAAAACGGCTCCTCTGAACGGACGGTTGAAGAGGCTGCTGATCTGTTGTTCCACATTCTGCTGGCCCTGCGTGCTTCAGGTGAGGATCTCGGTGATGTGCTTGAGGAACTTTCCCGGCGACGCAATTGA
- the tmk gene encoding dTMP kinase has protein sequence MLITIEGIDGTGKSTLIRNLSETLRDLKPVITREPTSTWIGKQVRRGIAEEIDPVAEALLFTADHAAHIREVIRPALSEGKLVISDRYSDSRFAYQSVTLNAILPDARGWLDAIHRGWTIVPDRTYLLTIPVDNAMKRLSDDRDDTEHFEKADILSRVQKNYLMAAERDPERFVIIDAMLEKEKIGSFVAESIRQFVKQ, from the coding sequence ATGCTGATTACAATAGAAGGGATAGACGGGACCGGCAAATCGACATTAATCAGAAATCTCAGTGAAACACTGAGAGACCTGAAGCCCGTCATTACCCGGGAGCCGACATCCACATGGATTGGAAAACAGGTCAGAAGAGGAATCGCAGAAGAGATAGACCCCGTTGCAGAGGCACTCCTTTTCACGGCCGACCATGCCGCGCATATCCGGGAAGTAATTCGCCCGGCACTTTCTGAAGGAAAACTGGTCATATCTGACCGGTACAGTGATTCTCGCTTCGCCTACCAGTCTGTCACTCTGAATGCCATTCTGCCGGATGCCCGGGGCTGGCTGGATGCAATCCACCGGGGGTGGACCATTGTCCCTGACCGCACCTATCTCCTGACCATTCCTGTGGACAACGCAATGAAACGGCTTTCTGACGATCGCGACGACACGGAACACTTTGAAAAAGCAGACATTCTCTCCCGTGTTCAGAAGAATTACCTGATGGCTGCAGAACGTGACCCGGAACGATTCGTTATCATTGATGCAATGCTTGAAAAAGAGAAGATTGGAAGTTTTGTTGCCGAAAGTATCAGGCAGTTCGTGAAACAGTGA
- a CDS encoding valine--tRNA ligase, which translates to MSPSTEIPKTYDPNSVEERWLQEWKDEDNYFDPVSTKPQFIIDTPPPYPTGNFHIGNGFNWCYIDFIARYKRMRGYNVMFPQGWDCHGLPTEVKVEEIHGITKNDVPRDTFRQMCRDLTIQNIEKMRATMRRCGFSTDWSNEYITMMPEYYRKTQISFLRMLKAGDIYQSEHPVNFCTRCETAIAFAEVTYDDRTTLLNFFDFDGVEIATSRPELLAACVAVAVHPEDERYTGTAGKTLTVPLFGHDVPVITDTAVDPEFGSGAVMICTFGDKQDVHWWKQHNLDLRKAIDLSGRMTAIAAPYDGLTSKECRERILADMKEQGILNRQESLEQRVGTCWRCKTPIEILSERQWFVKIHNEGIIKAAKEIMWTPEHMYTRLENWASQMEWDWCISRQRVFATPIPVWFCDGCGATVLPEEADLPVDPTSSSPKHACPVCGGTSFTGEADVLDTWMDSSISVLNVTGWDGGDIPERFPAQIRPQGHDIIRTWAFYTILRSLALTGSKPWNEILVNGMVLGEDGFKMSKSRDNIIPPEDILKDYGADAFRQWSAIGAATGSDIVFSWNDVVAGSRFQTKLWNIARFVLMQAGDSGALTEDSVTVLADRWLMCRLSATVAEVTGAMEAYQFDRAIRGIREFSRDVFADNYIELVKGRLYEDEGPARDSALYTLRTALATICRLFAPITPFFSEECYSYLNDGSVHAAGWPDLSFVDADADRNGALLAEVVSEVRRFKHDNGMALNAPLGQVFVYADEAIEDAGDASRALNATVTWTTEKPQLEQVISDVNFAMGVIGPVLRNKARGFMDAVRALSEEELRNGVSHVTVDGEEVAVPEGAFEPVYAYRVAGAEVDVLTLNEGVIITVSRTA; encoded by the coding sequence ATGTCGCCATCAACGGAAATACCGAAGACGTATGATCCCAATTCTGTGGAAGAGCGCTGGCTGCAGGAATGGAAGGATGAGGACAATTATTTTGATCCTGTCTCAACGAAACCCCAGTTTATCATCGATACACCTCCCCCCTATCCGACAGGCAACTTCCATATAGGAAACGGGTTTAACTGGTGTTATATCGATTTTATCGCGCGGTATAAGCGGATGCGCGGATATAATGTCATGTTCCCCCAGGGGTGGGATTGCCACGGTCTTCCCACCGAGGTGAAGGTGGAAGAGATCCATGGTATTACCAAAAATGATGTACCCCGTGATACGTTCAGGCAGATGTGCCGTGATTTGACGATTCAGAATATTGAGAAGATGCGCGCGACGATGCGGCGGTGCGGATTCTCAACAGACTGGAGCAATGAATACATCACGATGATGCCGGAATACTACCGGAAGACTCAGATATCATTTCTCAGAATGCTCAAGGCAGGCGACATATACCAGAGTGAACACCCGGTAAATTTCTGTACGCGATGTGAGACGGCCATTGCATTTGCCGAAGTGACCTATGATGACCGGACTACGCTCCTGAACTTCTTTGACTTCGATGGAGTAGAGATTGCCACCTCCCGTCCCGAACTTCTTGCAGCCTGTGTTGCCGTTGCTGTTCATCCGGAAGATGAACGGTATACAGGAACTGCAGGCAAGACCCTGACTGTACCGCTCTTTGGGCATGATGTGCCGGTTATTACCGATACTGCGGTTGATCCGGAATTTGGCAGCGGTGCGGTGATGATCTGTACATTCGGTGACAAGCAGGATGTGCACTGGTGGAAGCAGCATAATCTTGACCTGAGAAAGGCGATTGACCTCTCCGGCAGAATGACAGCCATTGCCGCCCCCTATGACGGCCTGACCTCAAAGGAATGCCGTGAGAGGATCCTTGCAGATATGAAGGAGCAGGGCATTCTCAACCGGCAGGAAAGTCTGGAACAGCGTGTCGGCACATGCTGGCGCTGCAAGACGCCGATTGAGATCCTCAGTGAACGCCAGTGGTTTGTAAAGATTCACAATGAAGGAATAATCAAAGCGGCCAAAGAGATCATGTGGACGCCTGAACACATGTATACCCGTCTGGAAAACTGGGCATCACAGATGGAATGGGACTGGTGCATCTCACGTCAGCGAGTCTTTGCCACCCCGATTCCGGTCTGGTTCTGTGATGGATGCGGTGCGACGGTCCTTCCGGAAGAGGCAGACCTTCCGGTTGACCCGACCTCATCGTCCCCGAAGCATGCCTGCCCTGTCTGCGGCGGGACATCGTTTACCGGCGAGGCTGATGTACTCGATACCTGGATGGACTCTTCCATCTCTGTCTTAAACGTCACCGGCTGGGACGGCGGGGATATTCCTGAGCGCTTCCCCGCACAGATCCGCCCGCAGGGCCATGATATCATTCGGACGTGGGCATTCTATACCATTCTGCGTTCCCTTGCCCTGACCGGTTCAAAACCATGGAATGAGATTCTTGTGAACGGTATGGTGCTTGGTGAAGACGGCTTTAAGATGAGCAAGAGCCGTGACAATATCATTCCTCCGGAGGACATCCTCAAGGATTACGGAGCAGATGCGTTCCGCCAGTGGAGTGCCATCGGTGCGGCAACGGGATCAGATATCGTCTTTTCCTGGAATGATGTGGTTGCCGGGTCACGGTTCCAGACCAAACTCTGGAATATCGCACGCTTTGTGTTGATGCAGGCAGGGGACTCGGGTGCTCTCACTGAAGATTCCGTGACGGTTCTTGCCGACCGGTGGCTGATGTGCCGTCTTTCTGCAACGGTTGCAGAGGTGACCGGGGCAATGGAGGCCTATCAGTTTGACCGTGCCATCCGTGGCATCCGTGAGTTCTCCCGTGATGTCTTTGCAGACAACTATATTGAACTGGTGAAAGGCAGGCTGTACGAAGACGAAGGGCCTGCACGTGACAGTGCTCTGTATACTCTGCGAACGGCCCTTGCAACCATCTGCAGGTTGTTTGCACCGATTACCCCGTTCTTCTCTGAAGAGTGCTATTCCTATCTGAACGACGGGAGTGTGCATGCCGCGGGATGGCCCGACCTCTCATTCGTCGATGCGGATGCAGACCGTAATGGCGCTCTGCTTGCTGAAGTGGTCTCTGAAGTGCGCAGGTTCAAGCATGACAATGGTATGGCACTCAATGCCCCTCTCGGTCAGGTCTTTGTGTATGCGGATGAGGCGATTGAAGATGCCGGTGATGCATCCCGTGCCCTGAATGCGACGGTGACCTGGACTACTGAGAAACCACAGCTTGAACAGGTGATTTCTGATGTAAACTTTGCAATGGGTGTCATCGGACCTGTTCTGAGAAACAAAGCCCGTGGGTTTATGGATGCGGTGCGTGCCCTCTCTGAAGAAGAACTCCGCAATGGTGTGTCGCATGTGACTGTTGACGGAGAAGAGGTGGCAGTCCCGGAGGGTGCCTTTGAACCGGTCTATGCCTACCGTGTTGCTGGAGCGGAAGTGGATGTGCTGACCCTGAATGAAGGGGTCATTATCACTGTTTCACGAACTGCCTGA
- a CDS encoding DUF432 domain-containing protein, with the protein MYGRYEIPFEYSDDTITLSITEDGDFFRYIRQIADGKKEQKTLLTTESAVVAVNPIEPVNLPKQITQYLEIEFTPVLIEPEGTKVIYLLFPIEIGVIVFGNKKMEAVDIFSFCPQKYSLYGPSGGGVITKYYASDIYSSPPESDRYCTGILRLEIENKTLEWANISRTVLDGYSMKIYYGPYVSMLARMKILTPTNAETEFIRNPAASDFQKAIEIYHTRSIPSIKNTYLMEWGY; encoded by the coding sequence ATGTACGGGAGATACGAAATCCCATTTGAATATTCTGACGATACCATCACACTCTCCATTACAGAAGACGGAGATTTTTTCAGATATATCCGACAAATCGCAGATGGAAAAAAGGAACAGAAAACGCTCCTGACAACAGAGAGTGCCGTTGTTGCCGTTAACCCGATTGAACCAGTAAATCTTCCAAAACAGATCACCCAGTATCTCGAGATTGAATTCACCCCCGTCCTCATCGAACCGGAAGGAACTAAAGTCATTTATCTTCTGTTTCCGATTGAAATCGGAGTAATCGTCTTCGGAAATAAAAAAATGGAGGCAGTAGATATCTTCTCTTTCTGCCCCCAGAAATACTCACTATACGGCCCTTCGGGAGGAGGAGTCATTACCAAATATTATGCAAGTGACATTTATTCTTCCCCACCGGAATCCGACCGGTACTGTACCGGCATTCTTCGCCTGGAGATCGAGAATAAAACCCTGGAATGGGCCAATATCAGCAGAACCGTCCTTGATGGATACAGCATGAAGATCTATTACGGCCCATATGTATCCATGCTTGCACGCATGAAAATACTCACACCAACAAATGCAGAAACTGAATTTATCCGCAACCCGGCCGCATCAGATTTCCAGAAGGCAATCGAAATTTATCACACCCGCAGCATACCTTCAATAAAAAATACCTATCTTATGGAATGGGGGTATTGA
- a CDS encoding (5-formylfuran-3-yl)methyl phosphate synthase, translating to MELLVSPSSIEEARSALAADIIDVKKPSEGSLGANFPWVIHAIKEMTDKPVSAAIGDFSFLPGGASQAAYGAACAGADYVKVGLKFDGADRAAELIEAVAKAVHWQFPEKTVVIAAYADYERMGTISPIEMAPLVAENGADIAMIDTGIKDGKSLFDFMDESVLGEFTDINRSLKQKTALAGSLKFDDLAALRRINPEIIGVRGMVCGGDRSSVIREELVEKAMSLVR from the coding sequence ATGGAACTATTAGTCAGCCCCAGCAGTATTGAGGAGGCACGCAGTGCCCTCGCTGCTGATATCATCGATGTGAAGAAACCGTCAGAAGGTTCACTCGGTGCCAATTTTCCATGGGTTATTCATGCAATAAAGGAGATGACAGACAAACCTGTCAGTGCTGCAATCGGTGATTTTAGCTTTCTTCCGGGCGGCGCCTCACAGGCTGCGTATGGTGCAGCATGTGCCGGTGCGGACTATGTCAAGGTCGGTCTGAAATTTGACGGCGCTGATCGTGCAGCAGAGTTGATTGAGGCTGTTGCAAAAGCCGTGCACTGGCAATTCCCCGAAAAGACTGTTGTTATTGCAGCCTATGCAGATTATGAACGAATGGGTACTATTTCTCCAATAGAGATGGCCCCCCTTGTGGCAGAGAATGGTGCTGATATTGCCATGATCGACACAGGTATTAAGGATGGGAAGAGCCTCTTTGATTTTATGGACGAATCTGTTCTCGGAGAATTTACGGATATTAACCGCAGTCTGAAGCAGAAGACTGCTCTTGCAGGTTCCCTGAAGTTTGATGACCTTGCAGCCCTGCGCCGCATTAACCCGGAGATTATCGGTGTCCGGGGGATGGTCTGCGGCGGGGATCGCAGCAGTGTTATCAGGGAAGAACTTGTTGAAAAGGCAATGTCTCTGGTGAGGTGA